The Amycolatopsis sp. DG1A-15b genome window below encodes:
- a CDS encoding LLM class flavin-dependent oxidoreductase, with amino-acid sequence MRIGVGLPAMVPGTRGADLLGWAVTAEARGFSTLGVLDRIVYPNHEPLTTLAVAAGATRRIRLSTTVLLGATRNPAVLAKQAATLHELSGGRLELGLAAGGRRDDFDVTGTSFTRRGRNLDELITTLRRTWRDGEIGPTPATPPPVLLGGHSEAAMRRAAASADGWISGSGSAEPYADRLTRLRKAWAEAGRTDEPRLVALAYFALGPDGSTLARAYLGGCYRGMGRYAERVIGETLLTREALARAAAEYADAGCQELVLFPCSAELRQLDLLTEALSGAGLLDEGLS; translated from the coding sequence ATGCGGATCGGGGTCGGCCTGCCCGCGATGGTTCCCGGCACCCGCGGCGCGGACCTGCTCGGCTGGGCCGTGACGGCCGAGGCGAGGGGCTTCTCGACGCTCGGGGTGCTCGACCGGATCGTCTACCCGAACCACGAGCCGCTCACCACGCTGGCGGTCGCGGCCGGAGCGACGCGCCGGATCCGGCTGTCCACCACGGTGCTGCTCGGCGCGACCCGCAACCCGGCCGTGCTGGCCAAGCAGGCGGCGACCCTGCACGAGCTGTCCGGCGGGCGGCTGGAGCTCGGGCTCGCCGCGGGCGGGCGGCGCGACGACTTCGACGTCACCGGCACGTCGTTCACCCGGCGCGGCCGGAACCTGGACGAGCTGATCACCACCTTGCGCCGGACCTGGCGCGACGGCGAGATCGGCCCCACCCCCGCGACGCCCCCGCCGGTGCTGCTCGGCGGGCACTCCGAAGCGGCGATGCGGCGGGCCGCCGCGAGCGCGGACGGGTGGATCTCCGGGAGCGGCTCGGCCGAGCCGTACGCCGACCGGCTCACCCGGCTGCGCAAGGCCTGGGCCGAGGCCGGCCGCACCGACGAACCCCGGCTGGTCGCGCTGGCCTATTTCGCGCTCGGACCGGACGGGAGCACGCTGGCCCGCGCCTACCTCGGCGGCTGCTACCGCGGAATGGGCCGCTACGCCGAGCGGGTCATCGGCGAAACGCTGCTCACGCGGGAGGCGCTCGCCCGGGCCGCGGCCGAGTACGCCGACGCCGGCTGCCAGGAGCTCGTGCTGTTCCCGTGTTCGGCCGAACTCCGCCAGCTCGACCTGCTCACCGAGGCCCTGTCCGGTGCGGGCCTGCTCGATGAGGGGCTGTCGTGA
- a CDS encoding tyrosine-protein phosphatase — MLRLSLRRGGVVTAVFTATAVLAGGASAFACDPRTLPIAGATAVRAADGSYQLSWSPANDVRSASVYAATHPIEKAQDGVLVAKDATGVVTVTGLAPTSRWYFTIVPGGARLGEGVAAKLVDLDGVKNARDLGGYPAADGLRIRWGTIFRTARLTPATATGREELAGLGIKEDVDFRSTAEATAEGPDPIPAGVTHVAEPVGDPDQAVPPDPKTPPSTGDLIMDNYRLLVSNPNLGHQFVDALTHIADARQRPVLYHCTGGNHRTGWMTVLLLKVLGVPDDVIRQDYLLSSGTTGAYLDAAYDQVNLDYGSFPNYLAALGVTDQLTRQLRHALLEAPR; from the coding sequence ATGTTGCGCTTGTCCCTGCGGCGAGGTGGGGTGGTGACGGCCGTCTTCACCGCCACCGCCGTCCTGGCCGGCGGTGCTTCCGCGTTCGCCTGTGATCCGCGGACGCTGCCGATCGCCGGTGCCACGGCGGTGCGGGCCGCCGACGGCAGCTACCAGCTGAGCTGGTCACCCGCGAACGACGTCCGCTCGGCGTCGGTGTACGCCGCCACCCACCCGATCGAAAAGGCGCAGGACGGCGTGCTGGTCGCGAAGGACGCCACGGGGGTGGTGACCGTGACCGGCCTGGCGCCGACGTCCCGCTGGTACTTCACCATCGTGCCCGGCGGGGCGAGGCTGGGCGAGGGGGTGGCCGCGAAGCTGGTCGACCTCGACGGCGTCAAGAACGCCCGCGACCTCGGCGGCTACCCGGCCGCGGACGGCCTGCGCATCCGGTGGGGCACGATCTTCCGCACCGCGCGGCTGACGCCCGCCACCGCGACCGGCCGCGAAGAGCTCGCCGGCCTGGGGATCAAGGAGGACGTGGACTTCCGCTCGACCGCGGAGGCGACCGCGGAGGGCCCGGACCCGATCCCGGCCGGCGTCACGCACGTCGCGGAACCGGTCGGCGACCCGGACCAGGCGGTGCCGCCGGACCCGAAGACCCCGCCGTCCACCGGGGACCTGATCATGGACAACTACCGGCTGCTGGTGTCGAACCCGAACCTGGGCCACCAGTTCGTCGACGCGCTGACCCACATCGCCGACGCCCGCCAGCGGCCGGTGCTCTACCACTGCACCGGCGGCAACCACCGCACCGGCTGGATGACGGTGCTCCTGCTGAAGGTGCTCGGGGTGCCCGACGACGTGATCCGCCAGGACTACCTGCTGTCCTCCGGCACCACGGGCGCCTACCTCGACGCGGCCTACGACCAGGTCAACCTCGACTACGGGTCGTTCCCGAACTACCTCGCCGCGCTCGGGGTCACCGACCAGCTGACCCGGCAGCTGCGGCACGCGTTGCTGGAGGCCCCGCGGTGA
- a CDS encoding SDR family NAD(P)-dependent oxidoreductase, which translates to MRALVTGAGRGIGLAVCRHLAAVGFEVVASARRLADAEAAGTGRAVRLDVTDAGSVAAALEQAGPVDILVNNAGVLLDAGAPPESVPPELVAETLAVNALGALRVSQAVLPGMFDRGWGRIVMVSSGTGAFSHGLFTGAPAYALSKTALNAVTVLLANSARGRGVLVNAVNPGRVRTRMMPEADGDPATAAADIAWAATLPDDGPTGTFFRSREPIDW; encoded by the coding sequence GTGAGGGCGCTGGTCACCGGGGCGGGGCGCGGCATCGGGCTCGCCGTCTGCCGTCACCTCGCCGCCGTCGGCTTCGAGGTCGTCGCGTCGGCACGGCGCCTCGCCGACGCCGAGGCCGCGGGAACCGGCCGGGCGGTGCGGCTCGACGTCACCGACGCCGGCTCGGTGGCCGCCGCGCTCGAGCAGGCCGGTCCGGTCGACATCCTGGTGAACAACGCCGGGGTGCTCCTCGACGCCGGTGCGCCGCCCGAGTCCGTCCCGCCCGAGCTCGTCGCCGAAACCCTGGCGGTCAACGCACTCGGCGCGCTGCGCGTGTCCCAGGCCGTGCTGCCGGGCATGTTCGACCGCGGCTGGGGCCGGATCGTCATGGTGTCGAGCGGCACCGGGGCGTTCAGCCACGGCCTGTTCACCGGCGCACCGGCCTACGCCCTGTCCAAGACCGCGCTGAACGCCGTGACCGTGCTGCTCGCGAACTCCGCGCGCGGCCGCGGGGTCCTGGTCAACGCGGTCAACCCCGGCCGGGTGCGCACCCGCATGATGCCCGAGGCCGACGGGGACCCCGCGACCGCGGCCGCTGACATCGCCTGGGCCGCCACGCTGCCCGACGACGGGCCGACCGGCACCTTCTTCCGTTCCCGCGAACCGATCGATTGGTGA
- a CDS encoding NAD-dependent epimerase/dehydratase family protein — MRVLVTGGAGFIGRNVVEALVAGGHEVRVLDALLPHVHPAGSPPKFPDGVEFRHGDLRDESTVVSALRGVDAVCHQAAMVGRGKEIRDAARYVTCNDLATARLVTAMTELGLGKLVLGSSVVIYGDSRYDCPVHGRVRPGRRPKEALDAGRFEVTCPECGLTVVDSPVEEDDPLDPPRNVYAVTKLAQEHLAGAWARETGGQAVALRYHNVYGPEMPPGSPYSGVTAVFRTAVDRGTAARVFEDGKPCRDFIHVRDIATANVAALTAANTGFRAFNVATGDPRSIAEVAAALAAAAGTPPPVITGEYRIGDVRHIVASPKRIKAELGWLPSTGFDEGMAEFARAPMRAPVPV; from the coding sequence ATGCGAGTTCTGGTGACGGGCGGCGCCGGGTTCATCGGCCGGAACGTCGTCGAAGCACTGGTGGCCGGCGGGCACGAAGTCCGGGTTCTGGACGCGCTGCTCCCCCACGTGCACCCGGCCGGGTCGCCGCCGAAGTTCCCCGACGGCGTCGAGTTCCGGCACGGCGACCTGCGCGACGAGTCCACAGTGGTCTCGGCGCTGCGCGGGGTCGACGCGGTGTGCCACCAGGCCGCGATGGTCGGCCGGGGCAAGGAAATCCGCGACGCGGCGCGGTACGTGACGTGCAACGACCTCGCCACCGCGCGGCTCGTCACCGCCATGACCGAACTGGGCCTCGGCAAGCTGGTGCTCGGGAGCTCGGTGGTGATCTACGGCGACAGCCGCTACGACTGCCCGGTGCACGGCCGGGTCCGGCCCGGCCGCCGTCCGAAGGAAGCCCTCGACGCGGGCCGGTTCGAGGTGACCTGCCCGGAATGCGGCCTGACCGTCGTGGACAGTCCGGTCGAAGAGGACGATCCGCTCGATCCACCCCGCAACGTCTACGCGGTCACCAAGCTGGCCCAGGAACACCTGGCCGGCGCGTGGGCCCGCGAGACCGGCGGCCAAGCGGTCGCCTTGCGGTACCACAACGTCTACGGGCCCGAGATGCCCCCCGGAAGCCCGTATTCCGGCGTGACGGCCGTCTTCCGCACGGCCGTGGACCGCGGCACGGCGGCCCGCGTCTTCGAGGACGGCAAGCCGTGCCGCGACTTCATCCACGTCCGCGACATCGCGACGGCCAACGTGGCGGCCCTGACGGCGGCGAACACGGGATTCCGCGCCTTCAACGTGGCAACCGGCGACCCCCGCAGCATCGCGGAGGTGGCGGCCGCCCTGGCCGCGGCGGCCGGAACACCACCGCCGGTGATCACCGGCGAGTACCGCATCGGCGACGTGCGCCACATCGTGGCCTCACCGAAGCGGATCAAGGCGGAGCTGGGCTGGCTCCCCTCGACCGGGTTCGACGAAGGCATGGCGGAATTCGCCAGGGCCCCGATGCGCGCCCCCGTTCCGGTTTAG
- a CDS encoding oxidoreductase → MEPDQDVVPEGLSGRRVLVTGGSRGLGAAIVRRFAAAGATVLASARTPPEPGELPATFFAADLATAEGAADLARRVLDTAGGVDVLVDNAGSASPPADTLVRSDESWEADLALNLLGTVRLDRHLVPGMVERGHGVVVHVSSIASRLPQPGQVAYAAAKAALNTYSRALAAELGPSGVRVVNVLPGFIPTPGAIAHHRKIAESRGVSLEQAQRDLATSLNVPMARPGSPEDAAELVVFLASDRARWLTGAQYRVDGGILPVV, encoded by the coding sequence ATGGAACCCGATCAAGACGTCGTCCCCGAAGGACTGTCCGGCCGCCGGGTGCTCGTGACCGGCGGCAGCCGAGGACTGGGCGCGGCGATCGTCCGGCGCTTCGCGGCCGCCGGCGCCACCGTCCTGGCCTCCGCCCGCACACCGCCGGAGCCGGGTGAACTGCCCGCGACGTTCTTCGCGGCCGATCTCGCCACCGCCGAGGGGGCCGCGGACCTGGCCCGCCGGGTGCTCGACACCGCGGGCGGCGTCGACGTCCTGGTCGACAACGCCGGCAGCGCCTCACCCCCGGCGGACACCCTCGTCCGCAGCGACGAGAGCTGGGAGGCCGATCTGGCGCTCAACCTGCTGGGTACGGTCCGGCTCGACCGGCACCTCGTGCCCGGGATGGTCGAACGCGGGCACGGCGTGGTCGTGCACGTCTCGTCGATCGCGAGCCGGTTGCCGCAGCCGGGCCAGGTCGCCTACGCGGCGGCGAAAGCCGCGCTCAACACCTACAGCCGGGCCTTGGCCGCCGAACTCGGCCCGAGCGGCGTGCGGGTGGTGAACGTGCTGCCCGGCTTCATCCCCACGCCGGGGGCGATCGCCCACCACCGCAAGATCGCCGAGAGCCGCGGCGTCAGCCTCGAACAGGCCCAGCGGGACCTGGCCACCAGCCTCAACGTCCCGATGGCCCGGCCCGGCTCCCCGGAAGACGCGGCCGAACTCGTCGTGTTCCTCGCTTCGGACCGCGCCCGCTGGCTGACCGGCGCGCAGTACCGGGTGGACGGCGGCATCCTGCCTGTCGTCTGA
- a CDS encoding class I SAM-dependent methyltransferase → MLARSGKVLLDNVPPDGRKYWAARFWDRAAAEQHPLLREHFLSQKDTIGKYLEKYGADTGRVLEFACGTGEFTGLAATRTAAKSITALDISQQGLDIVRGRVHHEDLELVLGDFWAEHDLGTADLVMCVDAIHHLGDVRAVLERLKTFMAPGGIFVGNLWTGDNFHDFERKRYGTLNHLRRTAAFFSTAVVIRASGGRMKTGAYRTQLLTSSEGTAILNEVFTEVLELDVHPHFMSFVATA, encoded by the coding sequence ATGCTCGCCCGTTCCGGCAAGGTGCTGCTCGACAACGTGCCACCGGACGGCCGGAAGTACTGGGCGGCGCGGTTCTGGGACCGGGCGGCGGCGGAGCAGCACCCGCTGCTGCGCGAGCACTTCCTCAGCCAGAAGGACACCATCGGCAAGTACCTCGAGAAGTACGGCGCCGACACCGGGCGGGTGCTCGAATTCGCCTGCGGCACCGGTGAGTTCACCGGTCTCGCGGCGACCCGCACCGCGGCGAAGAGCATCACCGCGCTCGACATCTCCCAGCAGGGCCTCGACATCGTGCGCGGCCGCGTGCACCACGAGGACCTCGAGCTCGTGCTGGGCGACTTCTGGGCCGAGCACGACCTCGGCACCGCGGATCTGGTGATGTGCGTCGACGCGATCCACCACCTCGGCGACGTCCGCGCAGTGCTGGAGCGGCTCAAGACGTTCATGGCGCCGGGCGGGATCTTCGTCGGGAACCTCTGGACGGGCGACAACTTCCACGACTTCGAGCGCAAGCGCTACGGCACGCTCAACCACCTCCGGCGCACGGCGGCGTTCTTCAGCACGGCGGTGGTCATCCGCGCATCGGGCGGCCGGATGAAGACCGGCGCGTACCGGACGCAATTGCTGACCAGCTCGGAAGGCACCGCCATCCTGAACGAGGTGTTCACCGAGGTGCTGGAGCTGGACGTGCACCCGCACTTCATGTCGTTCGTGGCCACTGCCTGA
- a CDS encoding cytochrome P450 — translation MTEAVTALPAFPFRVRTPGEALDEYSKLRGRAAVTRVQLPGGHEGWLVLRHAEVRTVLTDLRFSKEAMTRPDAPRLIPVHRGSRSLVNLDPPDHTRLRKLASREFTQRRVDTLRPRIEEITAGLVDAMTSGAQTTADAVTALALPLPITVICELLGVEPAEQAQFRQWGDKVLTVGGPGADADAAREAAGALMGYLTGLIERKRARPGEDLLTRLLQAQEDGDSLDDGELRTLAMTILIAGYHTTVSAVSHLLVHLLEDPARYQSIVDDPGLIGTAVEEALRYSQVAGGFGSMRIALEDVELGGVTIRAGEPVIPLINSANRDESVFAAADGLRLDRTDNPHLAFGAGIHFCLGAALARLELRVLLETLVARRIPLALGVPVDELSWHLATAFPRPAELPIRW, via the coding sequence ATGACCGAAGCCGTGACGGCACTGCCCGCGTTCCCCTTCCGCGTGCGCACCCCCGGGGAAGCGCTCGACGAGTACTCGAAACTGCGCGGGCGGGCGGCGGTGACCCGGGTCCAGCTGCCCGGCGGCCACGAAGGCTGGCTCGTCCTGCGCCACGCCGAGGTCAGGACCGTCCTCACCGACCTGCGGTTCAGCAAGGAAGCGATGACCAGGCCGGACGCGCCGAGGCTGATCCCGGTGCACCGCGGCTCGCGGTCGCTGGTGAACCTGGACCCGCCGGACCACACCCGGTTGCGCAAACTGGCCTCGCGCGAGTTCACCCAGCGGCGGGTCGACACGCTGCGGCCGCGGATCGAGGAGATCACGGCGGGTCTGGTCGACGCGATGACAAGCGGTGCGCAGACCACCGCCGACGCGGTGACCGCGCTGGCCCTGCCGCTGCCGATCACGGTGATCTGCGAACTGCTCGGCGTCGAACCCGCCGAACAGGCGCAGTTCCGGCAGTGGGGCGACAAGGTGCTCACCGTCGGCGGGCCGGGCGCGGACGCCGACGCGGCGCGCGAGGCCGCCGGCGCGCTCATGGGCTACCTCACCGGGCTGATCGAGCGCAAGCGCGCCCGGCCGGGCGAGGACCTGCTGACCCGGCTGCTGCAGGCCCAGGAGGACGGCGACTCGCTCGACGACGGGGAACTGCGCACGCTCGCGATGACGATCCTGATCGCCGGCTACCACACGACGGTCAGCGCGGTGTCGCACCTTCTCGTGCACCTGCTGGAAGATCCGGCGCGGTACCAGTCCATCGTGGACGATCCGGGACTGATCGGCACCGCCGTCGAAGAGGCATTGCGCTACAGCCAGGTCGCCGGCGGGTTCGGCTCGATGCGGATCGCGCTCGAAGACGTCGAGCTCGGCGGGGTGACCATCCGGGCGGGCGAGCCGGTGATCCCGCTGATCAACTCCGCGAACCGCGACGAATCCGTGTTCGCGGCGGCGGACGGGCTCCGGCTGGACCGCACCGACAACCCGCACCTGGCCTTCGGCGCGGGCATCCACTTCTGCCTCGGTGCCGCCCTCGCCCGGCTGGAACTGCGGGTGCTGCTGGAAACCCTGGTGGCCCGGCGGATCCCGCTCGCGCTGGGCGTCCCGGTGGACGAGCTGTCGTGGCACCTCGCGACCGCGTTCCCCCGCCCGGCCGAGCTGCCGATCCGATGGTGA
- a CDS encoding NAD-dependent epimerase/dehydratase family protein, producing MVIGSAGFIGRRLSATLDHARVRTACFTRQSRFLCDGELAASIAGAGTVFYLASSINPALGETHPELARADHVLFSTLLDRLRRRDNPPTVVLTSSGGTVYDPAFAPPYAETSPLKPSGAYGRAKIALEEELLSHAGELPAVILRMSNVYGPGQPTGRGQGVLAHWLSAALDSRPLRLIGDVTATRDYVYVDDVVDVMRRLRGAGPAEPLILNIGSGVRTSLSGLLDVVRSVVALDLRVEFQPSRLFDRQDVWLDVGEAERVLGWRPETSLKEGVAATWRSWLAGAAVTAGVNELQTIFETI from the coding sequence GTGGTGATCGGAAGTGCGGGGTTCATCGGACGCCGGCTTTCGGCGACGCTCGACCACGCGCGGGTGCGGACGGCGTGCTTCACCCGGCAGTCGAGGTTCCTGTGCGACGGCGAGCTGGCCGCCTCGATCGCCGGCGCCGGGACCGTGTTCTACCTCGCGTCCAGCATCAACCCGGCGCTCGGGGAAACCCACCCGGAGCTGGCCAGGGCCGACCACGTGCTGTTCAGCACCCTGCTCGACCGGCTGCGCCGCCGGGACAACCCGCCGACGGTGGTGCTGACGAGCTCCGGTGGCACCGTGTACGACCCCGCGTTCGCCCCGCCGTACGCGGAAACCTCGCCGCTGAAGCCCTCGGGCGCCTACGGCCGGGCGAAGATCGCCCTCGAAGAGGAACTGCTGAGCCACGCGGGTGAGCTGCCGGCGGTGATCCTCCGGATGTCCAATGTGTACGGCCCGGGCCAGCCGACCGGGCGCGGCCAGGGCGTGCTCGCCCACTGGCTGTCCGCCGCGCTGGATTCCCGGCCGCTGCGGCTGATCGGCGACGTGACCGCGACCCGCGACTACGTCTACGTCGACGACGTCGTCGACGTGATGCGGCGGCTGCGGGGCGCAGGGCCCGCGGAACCCCTGATCCTCAACATCGGCTCCGGCGTGCGCACCTCGCTGTCGGGCCTGCTGGACGTGGTGCGCTCGGTCGTGGCGCTCGACCTGCGGGTGGAGTTCCAGCCGAGCCGGCTCTTCGACCGGCAGGACGTCTGGCTCGACGTCGGCGAGGCCGAGCGGGTGCTGGGCTGGCGGCCCGAGACGTCGCTGAAGGAAGGCGTGGCGGCGACCTGGCGGTCGTGGCTCGCCGGCGCGGCCGTCACCGCCGGGGTCAACGAGCTCCAAACGATTTTCGAGACGATCTGA
- a CDS encoding Gfo/Idh/MocA family oxidoreductase, with translation MVTAPRFGILGCADIAARKTAPAMAAAGLRVTAVASRSAAKAAAFTARFGGEAVTGYAALLERPDVDAVYIPLPIALHQEWAEAALEAGKHVLVEKTATIGTAAAARLVELATARGLVVMENFAFPHHSQHAEVAELVTKGVVGEPRLITADFGIPPTAPSGIKYSSVLGGGSLRETGCYPIRASWPYLRTPEVAGAVLVRSGEVDVSGSALLSDGKVAAQCSFGFVHTYRSTMSVWGSEGRLTLDWAFTPPATTRPVLRLESQDVREERTLPADDQFRNVLLHFASLIGDPAGRALEYETLLTQARLLEQVVARAS, from the coding sequence ATGGTGACCGCGCCGAGGTTCGGCATCCTGGGCTGCGCCGACATCGCCGCGCGCAAGACGGCGCCGGCGATGGCCGCCGCGGGCCTGCGGGTCACCGCGGTGGCGAGCCGGTCGGCGGCGAAGGCGGCGGCCTTCACCGCCCGGTTCGGCGGCGAGGCCGTGACCGGCTATGCGGCGCTGCTGGAGCGGCCGGACGTCGACGCGGTGTACATCCCGCTGCCGATCGCGCTGCACCAGGAATGGGCGGAGGCGGCCCTCGAAGCGGGCAAGCACGTGCTGGTGGAGAAGACGGCGACGATCGGGACGGCCGCGGCCGCGCGGCTGGTCGAGCTCGCGACCGCGCGTGGGCTGGTGGTGATGGAGAACTTCGCGTTCCCCCACCACTCCCAGCACGCCGAGGTGGCGGAGCTGGTGACCAAGGGCGTGGTCGGTGAGCCCCGCCTGATCACCGCGGACTTCGGCATCCCGCCGACGGCACCGTCCGGGATCAAGTACTCCTCCGTCCTCGGCGGCGGCTCGCTGCGCGAGACCGGGTGCTACCCGATCCGGGCGTCCTGGCCCTACCTCCGCACCCCCGAGGTGGCCGGCGCGGTGCTCGTGCGCTCCGGCGAGGTGGACGTGTCCGGCAGCGCGCTGCTGAGCGACGGGAAGGTGGCGGCCCAGTGCTCGTTCGGGTTCGTGCACACCTACCGGAGCACGATGTCGGTGTGGGGCAGCGAAGGCCGGCTGACGTTGGACTGGGCGTTCACCCCGCCGGCCACGACGCGCCCGGTGCTGCGCCTGGAGTCCCAGGACGTGCGGGAAGAGCGGACTCTCCCGGCGGACGACCAGTTCCGCAACGTCCTGCTGCACTTCGCGAGCCTGATCGGCGACCCGGCCGGACGCGCCCTCGAGTACGAAACGCTGCTCACCCAGGCCCGGCTGCTCGAACAGGTCGTCGCGCGGGCGTCGTGA
- a CDS encoding FAD-dependent monooxygenase, producing the protein MKPTTTVDVLVAGGGLTGLAAATFLSWLGVRTAVVERHSGTLIHPRARSINPRTAELLRQVGLASAVTDSGGYVSELPSVYLLRAVTLAGEELSRTEQRPPADAGGGAEVSPSGWGMIDQDRLERVLRERAGELGADVRFGHRLVGLEQDGAGVTATVSTVGGECEIRAAYVIGADGNGSTVRSLLGIGRHGPGRLSHVASMVFDADLSGPMRGRHDPANGRFVASCHLTTPAEGTVLFPHGGDRRWVFNTPYFPERGERIEDFGDERCVAAIRAATGVPDLPVSLVPQLENGVRVLGYEVGALVADTYRAGRVFLVGDAAHVMPPTGAFGAGTGIQDAHNLAWKLAHVLSGRAGEALLDTYDAERRPVAEFTLGQALLLMNARGGAKVAAPAGHSLVPYDAAVFGYRYPGPFADGDGPVALEPAELTGQPGTRAPHLPLGSGSTLDRYGREYVLLTGTEVDTGLQSSVLEGTQLARHGITATGALLVRPDGFVAWRKETGFTPGELAAVLAALDCREPVTA; encoded by the coding sequence GTGAAGCCGACGACCACTGTGGACGTCCTGGTGGCCGGCGGCGGGCTGACCGGGCTCGCCGCCGCCACCTTCCTCTCCTGGCTCGGCGTGCGCACCGCCGTGGTGGAGCGGCATTCCGGGACGCTGATCCACCCGCGGGCCCGCAGCATCAACCCCCGGACGGCGGAGCTGCTCCGCCAGGTCGGTCTCGCGTCCGCGGTCACCGACAGCGGCGGCTACGTGAGCGAACTGCCCTCGGTGTACCTCCTGCGCGCGGTGACCCTGGCCGGCGAGGAGCTCAGCCGCACCGAACAGCGACCGCCCGCCGACGCGGGCGGCGGTGCCGAGGTCAGCCCGTCCGGCTGGGGGATGATCGACCAGGACCGGCTCGAGCGCGTGCTGCGGGAGCGGGCCGGGGAACTCGGCGCGGACGTGCGGTTCGGGCACCGGCTCGTCGGGCTCGAGCAGGACGGAGCCGGGGTCACCGCCACCGTGTCCACGGTGGGTGGCGAGTGCGAGATCCGGGCCGCCTACGTGATCGGCGCCGACGGCAACGGCAGCACGGTGCGGTCGCTGCTCGGCATCGGCCGGCACGGTCCCGGCAGGCTCAGCCACGTCGCGAGCATGGTCTTCGACGCCGACCTGTCCGGGCCGATGCGCGGTCGCCACGACCCGGCGAACGGCCGGTTCGTCGCGTCGTGCCACCTCACCACGCCCGCCGAAGGCACGGTGCTGTTCCCGCACGGCGGCGACCGGCGCTGGGTGTTCAACACCCCGTACTTCCCCGAGCGCGGCGAGCGCATCGAGGACTTCGGGGACGAGCGCTGCGTGGCCGCGATCCGGGCCGCGACCGGCGTGCCGGACCTGCCCGTCTCCCTCGTCCCGCAGCTGGAGAACGGCGTGCGGGTGCTCGGCTACGAAGTCGGCGCGCTCGTCGCGGACACCTACCGCGCCGGGCGGGTGTTCCTCGTCGGCGACGCCGCGCACGTCATGCCGCCGACCGGCGCGTTCGGCGCCGGCACCGGCATCCAGGACGCGCACAACCTGGCCTGGAAGCTCGCGCACGTGCTGAGCGGCCGGGCGGGGGAGGCGCTGCTGGACACCTACGACGCCGAGCGCCGTCCGGTCGCGGAGTTCACCCTGGGGCAGGCGCTGCTGCTGATGAACGCGCGGGGCGGGGCCAAGGTGGCCGCGCCCGCCGGGCACTCACTGGTGCCGTACGACGCCGCGGTGTTCGGGTATCGCTACCCGGGCCCGTTCGCCGACGGCGACGGACCGGTGGCGCTGGAGCCCGCGGAGCTGACCGGGCAGCCGGGCACGCGGGCGCCGCACCTGCCGCTCGGCAGCGGATCCACCCTCGACCGCTACGGCCGCGAGTACGTCCTGCTCACCGGCACCGAGGTGGACACCGGGCTCCAGTCCTCCGTGCTCGAAGGCACCCAGCTCGCCCGGCACGGCATCACCGCCACCGGCGCGCTGCTGGTGCGTCCGGACGGGTTCGTCGCCTGGCGCAAGGAAACCGGCTTCACACCCGGGGAGCTGGCCGCCGTGCTCGCGGCGCTGGACTGCCGGGAGCCGGTGACCGCCTGA